The nucleotide sequence catgggggtgagtaaatgatgagacaattttcgtttttgggtgaactatctttttaaaggaatattctgggttcaatacaagtttagctcattTGAAAGCATGtttggcataatgctgatttccacaaaaatgtattttgactgtaTCTCCTTttctcaacaacaaaaaaagcaaaaatggtgcTGTGAGTCACTtacagtacaatggaagtgaatggggaaaaaaggcaaatgttaaaatacatactatttcaaaagtttagccacaagacgtaaacaatatgcatgttaacatgattttactgtgataaaataactaataTTTCCTGTGTTAAATTATATCCAATTTAACCACTTTGTTTGCCATTACGATGTTACAAATTAAAACCCTAACGCGACcataaaaaattttatttaatgtattttgcaGACCTAGTAATAGCATACAcaagttttattaaaataattaatgtaagtgcttttataaaattataagcttaaaattactgttttaaattatccaaacatttacccattcacttccatagtaagcctcactgtaacctagtttttttgctttttaaaagaaaaagtcgAAAAAacgttttgtggtaatcaacataatttcacaaatgctatcgattaagcattgcttgtattgaacccataatattcctttaacaatgtgACTCGAATCTCGATACACCCTGTGGCGCTGGGTCTAGCTTTTTTATTTGATTGCGGAAGAacgcgtttggtgtgaacggccccttaaagAAGTTACGGCGCTTTTCATTGATTTCTAAAATAAAGAACACATTCCCAATAATTAAGGTTAATAATTATACAGAGTACGTGGCTAAAGATTGACAAGGCGGAATCAAGTAACAGCCGTGAGCGCGACTGAAACACAATTATAAAGACTACAACTCCCACAAAGCTTTGCGAACACCGGTGACGTGGCCAGCGCAATTCAACAGACCGGGGTGGTTTGAACTTAATTTGGATGTGAGCAGTATTCAGTTACAAATCAAGATTTAAGTCCCATTTTGCTTGGTGATTTTAACTTTGAACACGATAAAAGACATCTGTTTTTATTGCAGCCCGTAACTTTACATTACGATGTCCGGGAAAATCAAAAGCAGGAGTGCTGCAAATGCCGAATCAATAGCGAGCACTGTGTCCTGCGACGAGCGTATCTTACGGGACTGCCATCAGATTTATACCGATCCGGATAGCGGTAAGAGACCTGCCACTGTGCTCTTTtgctaaaatgttattaatttatatttattttaataaaagggGTATAATATCTGCTGTGGGCGTGGGTAAGAGTCGCTAACGGCAGCCCTAAAGCTAAAATGCCGTTTGGTATTTGAACAGTTCCCCTGTTTACACTGTCAGTACTGTATAGTCATAATTGTATCCCTGTTGCACTCATTGCCGTGTATTAAAAAACTGCAATTTCCTCATGTCgctccaaatccatatgacattTCTTCAAAAGAGGAAGGTAGGCAGTAGGCTCAGTCACCTTTCATTTTCTTTGCATCTTATTCCccccatataataaaagtgaatggagacttgGGCTCTGATTGCTATTCTTTTGTATTTAAAACGTTTGGAATGACCCGAGGGTGTgtgaataatgatagaattttaatttttgggtggtCTATGCCTTGAAGTTGTTCtactttaaatgacagtctatgGGTAAAGATTTAGGTTGGATTAAAAATGATGCCTTCGGTCCAGTCCAGGTTCTGTAACTACTTCTCACTTGTAGGACTGATTGCGATAGCCCAGTCTGTTGGGGTGACCCTGCTGCCTCCCCGGAAAAAGATAACTGTGATGTTGATGGGGAATCATTCGGCTGGAAAAAGCACCTTTATCAACTGGTAATCTGaataaattacaaccatttttaCTCTGATTTGTATGAGCGAGTGAGAGTGAAACCCTAAGCTTATGccctttgtgtatttatttagaaAAGAAGCTATGCAGTTACTGTGGTTTAGTTCTGTGGGTAGACAAATTAAGTTTGTTTGAACTGTCCTTATTCACACCAGCACCATCTTTGATAAAAATGAGGGATGGGCTTTCCATCTCTTCTGTCATGAATGGTATAAAGTTGTATAAAGCTCCTAGCACATCTTATTTTCCACATCGTGTTGTCTGGAGTTTGTCTACTAAATGTTCTTGTTAAgctatatttgatattttttttcaatgttttgtctgcggaacGATCCAGAAACcctaaactgcagtacagcccattgaagagactacatctatccctcacagcctctttgtcattcccattaaaatgaATAGGTTCcactgatcatggtataaatattggaaggcctgtacttgcttgttttgattattggggggggtGGGTGGGTGTTACCTCCCCATCCCCCATGAAATCTGTGCCCCTGATTCAGGAGTATTAAGTTAATTGAATGTTAATTATTCTCATGCAATTATTGCTTTGTAGGTATGTGGAGGAGCATATCCAAAGGACAGGGGTTGCTATAGAGACACAGGGTTTCAGCTTTGTTACAAGCGGGCGAAAGAGAGAATCGCTCACGGTAAACATGAGCTCACACATGTGGCATGAAAGTCATGTGATTATGTTTGGCTATGAAATTTGGAGCGTTGTTGATATTAggtctgcacaattaatcgaaaaataTAATTGAGATGACAATTACGTCTgatgcaattaattgtgaaaagtgtcaaATACAGAATTTCTTTTAGATCTACTCCCAttgattttaagttttgtttGTATGTAAATTCTATTAATAGAAAGTGATAATCATGATTTCAATATCACTGGAAATAATGTACCATTATGTCATCATCATGCAGCCctaattcatttaaaattgatgtagtattgagttttttttttttttttttggtctttctgTTTTCAGGGAAATGCTACACTCCACCTGTATCCCCACTTCAAACCACTACAGGACTTTAAAGGTATGCCAGCACATTTTGCAAGTTGCATGTAAATTTTAATTTATCTGTATTTCACATGTAATGATCTTTCAATTTCAGGACTGTCGGAATACCTTAGCACTGAGATTTGTACTTCACGCCAGAAACGTTTCAGTTTGGTGACTTTTGTGGACAGTCCTGGACTTGTGGATGGAGATATGAAGTATCCCTTCGATGTGGACCAAGCTATCCTGTGGCTTGGTGTGTGATTGTCTGTCAAGtggttatttgtgtttgttttttttcttttggtactAGTGTTTTGCTATTATCTGTTTTTTGGCTGTGCACTTGAGTGTTATATGTATGATGAATttattgtgtatgtatgtgtactaTTATGTCTGCATGCTCCAGGTGAGCTGTGTGACCTGATCCTGGTCTTTTTTGACCCGATGGGACAGGCTTTATGCAAGCGCACACTCAACATTGTGGAGAAACTGAATGATGAGCAAGGAGATCGCCTTCGTTTCTATCTCAGCAAAGCAGATGAGGCTGGAGGAGAATCTGACCGACAGGTAAAATGTATACTTTCAATTTTGCATCATCTGCATAGATTCTACACTAAGATCTTCTATATCAAGCTAATTGCTTTGATTGGCTGTTTCAGAGAGTTATGATGCAGATTGTGCAGGAACTTTGCAAGCGTCCTGGACTCAACAAGTGTGGCTTTGACATGCCCACCATCTACGTTCCCAACCCAAATAAGGTGCTACCACAAACCTTTCCACTTGTAATGTTCTCacaagggatgcaccgatccgataaaTGTATCGGTTCTGATACTGATGATTTTGGATCAATCGGGTATCGCTCCGATGAGCCAAATACGATTCTGTGTGTTAGtaatgttcgttactgtcaagatACAAAAATGACCTTGGAACAGTAAAAGCACTAATAAAACAGTCTATATGActtttgcattttattcaaagccatttGAAGACAAGTGATAGCTTTGTGAACCGCAAAAGGCTACGTTTAATAAGTACGTTTGCAATATGTTTTAGTGAATGACGCTGCTCTGACACATACATGGTACGTGCAGGCTGGTGAGGCGATCGCGGCTATTTTTGGTCCTCAGATCTTGTGGCTATTTTCATATGTGAACGCAACTCGCAAACAACATCTAAGAATGTGACGTGCACAAAACGGGGGTAGCACGgaatattaatgaattaatgacGGGCATATTAATGATGGGATACAGaaaataacatgaatattaaaagaaatgaaGAGGAAGTAATATAAGTGCCAGTTATATGAGAGATGACCGGATGAAGTAAGGGAGCTGAGATGAGAAGGTGAAAAGAGGGATGAGACAAGaaaaatgtgtgcgtgtgtgttttccAATGTACATTCTCAATAGTTCAGTTcgattataatatgcatttataatgGCACCAGAGGGCAAGTTGAATACTAAGTGAACTAGCCCTCATACAGACACTTTCCAGGAAGTCCTGTGTGTTCcaaccatcaaaataaaagccagaggttAAAGGTGCACGACTGAAATATATgactattatattttaaaattctatgtcaataatttattattatcattgtttacaaattacaacaacatttaagttgaatgggttccaaaaaataactgcatGAAAAGGTGGATTTGTATCCTATTACAACTAAAGTGGACAAAAGATGGATCTGAATCCTTTTAAAAGTCTAGATACAAGTTACAAAAATTGTGCAAAGAAAACTGTcgtcttttctactgaagacagactggaattactgttaattttgctgctacattatccagcatttgaagtttttcttaataggctATGTTTATGTAATGTGTAGTTAGGGGTTTTTCACACTGTGCTTTATCCTGGGTTATCTTCATTCTAAACCCTGCATTTAACCCTGGGTAAAGCAACGTTTCACACGTAATTTAGCACCGCTTTTTACCTCTGGTTATAAATCCCCACATTTGCGGAATCggattggaagagaaaaagtggtatgtGTGCATCAACAATGCTGACCTCCCTTTTGTGTGCAAAGAAAACATCTTGTAAATAAAGAATATTAGTGTCTTTCTTATGGACCTCTGCCTCCATGTGTCCATCAGCCCAGCCGATGTGTCAATCAGATTGAAGAGGTGTGCCGGACCATAGAGAAGACCATTAACCAGACTGTACAGAACACCCTAAACTCACTGGAGAAGGATTGTAACATCATCACCGAGGCCATTGCTGACacacttcataatgacaggtaaTGCATTATTTACAAACCATTTTTACAGCTCTTGTTAGGCAGACAAACGGGTGTTTAAAGTGTAACCACAGACTTTTTATCAGCATCAAAAGTTTAGGTATGAATGGATAAAGAGAAGGGAAAGGGTGTAGTGTATgcaagtgtttatttatttgtatcacCTGTTAAACATCTAGTTAATTTTAGCAGGTCCTAAGCTGACctaaaattagtttttaaaagtgaaaaatatatTGTCCCCTTCGTAAATTCtgcatacataaaataaaaataattgttgtgtgaaatgctgtttaaaatagttttgtgaGCATATcaggtcacactgcaggacattatacatgtcaactacccatagaTAATCACTGTTCAGATGCAAGTGTTTGTAGATGTATTTATTGCAGTTTCTATCGTGCTTTTAACTTTATAGGCAGTGCAGCATAGAGAACCGTCGTGCACGCTTTAAGGGATGTGTGCTAGGGATGCTGGGTTTCACCGTGCCCCTGCTGCTGCTCGCTGCACTGATGCTTGGCAGCCTCTCCAGAGAAGTACTGGAGCTCATGCTTGGTGATAATGGCACAGAGGCACTCTCCCTTTATGTGGTTCGTATTTGTATAAAAGATtgcatgtgtaaatgtatattggtATGCAGCGATCTCTGTAGATACTGATGTATGTGTGTTCAGGCTCCTGCAGTGAAGGTGTTTGAGTCTCTGACTGTAGAAGTGCAGCTGTACAGTTGTGTTGGACTGGTGCTGTTGtccttcatcctcctcctcctcgctCGCTTCTCTTTCAGGTGACAAGAGCAGATGATTAGACATGCAGTGTATTATACTCACAATTTAACAACACCGCACAGCCACATATGTTTCACTAATATTTTTTtagtagattttctttttttatggtaatgtttTGTTCCTTTCACTTTTTAGGACTAAACC is from Xyrauchen texanus isolate HMW12.3.18 chromosome 8, RBS_HiC_50CHRs, whole genome shotgun sequence and encodes:
- the si:ch211-11k18.4 gene encoding uncharacterized protein si:ch211-11k18.4, whose protein sequence is MSGKIKSRSAANAESIASTVSCDERILRDCHQIYTDPDSGLIAIAQSVGVTLLPPRKKITVMLMGNHSAGKSTFINWYVEEHIQRTGVAIETQGFSFVTSGRKRESLTGNATLHLYPHFKPLQDFKGLSEYLSTEICTSRQKRFSLVTFVDSPGLVDGDMKYPFDVDQAILWLGELCDLILVFFDPMGQALCKRTLNIVEKLNDEQGDRLRFYLSKADEAGGESDRQRVMMQIVQELCKRPGLNKCGFDMPTIYVPNPNKPSRCVNQIEEVCRTIEKTINQTVQNTLNSLEKDCNIITEAIADTLHNDRQCSIENRRARFKGCVLGMLGFTVPLLLLAALMLGSLSREVLELMLGDNGTEALSLYVAPAVKVFESLTVEVQLYSCVGLVLLSFILLLLARFSFRTKPTLSGKQKRQVQEKLDYVQEVVKTKKKKLYEEYLRQSVGDQDMN